In Ostrea edulis chromosome 6, xbOstEdul1.1, whole genome shotgun sequence, a single window of DNA contains:
- the LOC125647545 gene encoding uncharacterized protein LOC125647545 yields the protein MLDLEKYFVCKSLLVIYAYFCILGLFAHNCSTVKLKGKCTWSAWTDCTSYGDIQHRARVCGASNSEIEGRHCNISDCRESSGELCSPSTASTLQSSSGITQEVINTTEVSAGKVDGTSSSTTQYTSSAPNATNVHDYTVENSNSTSVTENAGSSLSTGVSIYSTSKSLKETGREEKNNDFRYICEVSLAVVTLLLILVSAGYLYERKKRLQYQSECSYTFSLPTNTELNYTREANRRYNTVADITSLVDSRAERLSSCVYHDITDLTSLANMVSSRSTYQQIPF from the exons ATGTTGGATTTGGAGAAATATTTCGTGTGTAAATCATTATTGGTGATTTATGCTTATTTTTGTATCCTGGGATTATTTGCACATAACTGCTCAACAGTGAAGTTGAAGGGAAAGTGTACCTGGTCTGCGTGGACAGATTGCACGAGTTATGGGGATATACAGCATCGCGCCAGGGTCTGTGGCGCCTCCAACTCGGAAATAGAGGGGCGACATTGCAACATTTCAGACTGCAGAGAGTCCAGCG GAGAATTATGTAGTCCAAGTACTGCGAGTACTCTCCAGAGTTCATCGGGAATAACACAAGAGGTTATCAACACTACCGAAGTCTCAGCCGGAAAAGTGGACGGGACTTCTTCATCTACTACACAATACACATCGTCTGCTCCAAATGCCACAAATGTACACGATTACACGGTGGAAAATTCCAATAGCACAAGCGTTACTGAAAACGCTGGAA GTTCCTTGTCAACAGGTGTTTCAATATACTCTACTTCCAAATCACTTAAAGAAACTGGACGGGAAGAGAAAAATAATG ATTTCAGATACATCTGTGAAGTAAGCCTAGCCGTCGTCACGCTCCTCCTGATCCTCGTGTCTGCTGGCTATTTGTACGAAAGGAAAAAGAG ACTTCAATACCAGAGCGAATGTTCCTATACCTTTTCCTTACCAACCAACACTGAACTAAACTATACGAGAGAAGCCAATAGACGTTACAACACAGTGGCGGATATTACAAGTCTTGTTGATTCAAGGGCAGAGAGACTCTCGTCCTGTGTATATCACGATATCACCGACTTAACATCCCTAGCCAACATGGTTTCATCACGTTCAACATATCAACAAATTCCATTCTGA
- the LOC125647546 gene encoding G patch domain-containing protein 11-like gives MSFPIILFSLFRAHRYLQNMSDEEDYMSESFLQSLEDKRPGLTFSSKTTRFHQQEKKKKEKDEKNRVKPKKVLEAEKRVEGLNVAISSENKGFALLSKMGYKPGMALGKKGEGRCEPVPIELKTGRGGLGREIEVKRKLEDMRVKSAISHEKRQKIMSEEKRHFVGRMRNKFSEQRVNSDLYKSQKVCADLDARIGLTDPDRLFFWPDSYKNKDKSDEESDEESATNEEPDEDLELSSIEQLEILTDYLRKKHLYCVWCGTAFEDSEDIKTNCPGNTAELHDD, from the coding sequence ATGTCATTTCCTATAATTCTTTTTTCTCTGTTTCGAGCTCATCGATATCTTCAGAATATGTCAGACGAAGAAGACTACATGTCTGAGAGTTTCCTTCAAAGCTTGGAAGACAAGAGACCAGGACTTACATTTTCATCTAAGACTACAAGATTCCATCAGcaggaaaagaagaaaaaggaGAAAGACGAGAAAAATCGAGTGAAACCGAAGAAAGTCCTGGAGGCCGAGAAACGAGTGGAGGGATTAAATGTTGCAATTTCCAGCGAAAACAAGGGGTTTGCCTTGCTGTCTAAAATGGGATACAAACCAGGTATGGCACTTGGGAAGAAAGGCGAGGGGCGCTGTGAGCCAGTTCCAATTGAATTAAAGACAGGAAGAGGCGGACTGGGTAGGGAAATAGaagtaaaaagaaaactggAGGACATGCGGGTGAAGTCTGCAATATCGCATGAAAAAAGACAAAAGATTATGTCAGAAGAAAAACGACACTTTGTTGGTCGAATGAGAAACAAGTTTTCTGAACAAAGAGTCAACAGTGATTTGTATAAAAGTCAGAAGGTATGTGCCGATTTAGATGCCAGAATTGGTTTAACAGACCCTGACAGGCTTTTCTTCTGGCCTGATTCTTACAAAAACAAAGATAAAAGTGATGAAGAAAGTGATGAAGAGTCTGCTACAAATGAAGAACCTGATGAAGACTTGGAGTTGAGTAGCATAGAACAGTTAGAGATTTTGACAGATTATTTAAGAAAGAAACATTTGTATTGTGTTTGGTGTGGGACCGCGTTTGAAGATAGTGAAGACATAAAAACCAATTGTCCCGGTAATACAGCAGAACTTCATGATGACTAA